In Siniperca chuatsi isolate FFG_IHB_CAS linkage group LG20, ASM2008510v1, whole genome shotgun sequence, the following proteins share a genomic window:
- the LOC122867261 gene encoding 5-hydroxytryptamine receptor 3A-like — protein sequence MMLIGFLFLLFLTGGVFPERNCSYQDVLNHLDLTKNNELYYMTRPVKNYKRPTQVSLEVLLYAILDVVEKDQKFIPYVWTVVRWHNEYISWDPNQFCGIDNVSLPTEILWKPDLTIEEMTEKDKAPPSPYLTINDKGDVEVQNDQVLVSTCRMHIYKFPFDIQSCNLSFKSVIHTAKDIRLQASDNSSEATEWSREVMRTQYEWLFINMTVTTNNASDLVSQDIIIYTITMKRRSLLYIVNFLLPILFFLCLDLASFLISENGGEKLSFKVTVLLAVTVMQLILNEILPSSSNKIPLIVVYCIGIFSLMLLSLLDTILVIYLMNKDSASQDSKADRNQSLSEDCNKQGKANFHNCHGEVHKWTQCACIYDASTGETPSELMPVAKEGNCSKLMEEYHALEKLSDELKEMNKTLTLLLSNRKEEEKPGYWTRVAKRVNRVFFIFYVTVVSLFLTFVFLKWNSA from the exons ATGATGCTTATTGGTTTCCTCTTTCTGCTCTTCCTCACAG GTGGGGTGTTCCCTGAGCGTAATTGCAGTTATCAGGATGTTTTAAACCACCTGGATCTgaccaaaaacaatgagctgtaCTACATGACCCGACctgttaaaaactacaaacGCCCCACACAGGTATCCCTGGAAGTACTGCTCTACGCTATTCTAGATGTG GTTGAGAAAGACCAGAAATTCATTCCTTATGTTTGGACTGTTGTG aGGTGGCACAATGAATATATTTCCTGGGATCCAAACCAGTTTTGTGGGATTGATAATGTTTCTCTTCCTACTGAAATTTTGTGGAAGCCAGATCTCACTATTGAAGAAAT GACAGAGAAGGACAAAGCCCCTCCGAGTCCGTATCTCACCATCAATGATAAAGGTGATGTTGAAGTCCAGAACGACCAGGTGCTGGTCAGCACCTGCAGGATGCACATTTACAAATTCCCCTTCGACATACAGAGCTGCAACCTCTCCTTCAAGTCTGTCATACACACCG CCAAGGACATTCGGCTCCAGGCAAGCGACAACTCTTCAGAGGCCACAGAGTGGTCTCGTGAGGTGATGCGGACCCAGTACGAATGGCTGTTCATCAACATGACAGTTACCACCAACAACGCCAGTGATTTGGTCAGCCAAGACATCATAATTTACACT ATCACCATGAAGAGGCGGTCGCTCCTCTACATTGTCAACTTCTTGCTGCCCATCCTGTTCTTCTTGTGTCTGGACTTGGCCTCCTTCCTGATCTCAGAAAACGGGGGCGAGAAGCTCAGCTTCAAGGTCACTGTGCTGCTCGCTGTCACTGTGATGCAGCTTATTCTGAATGAGATTCTGCCTTCCTCATCAAACAAGATTCCACTTATAG TGGTGTACTGCATTGGGATTTTTTCTTTGATGCTGCTCAGCCTCCTGGACACGATTTTGGTGATATATCTGATGAATAAAGACTCGGCATCCCAAGACAGCAAGGCAGACAGAAACCAAAGCCTGAGTGAGGACTGTAACAAACAGGGCAAAGCCAACTTCCACAACTGTCATGGAG AGGTGCACAAATGGACTCAATGTGCGTGTATCTATGATGCTTCTACTGGTGAAACTCCATCTGAACTGATGCCTGTGGCCAAAGAG GGCAACTGCAGCAAATTGATGGAGGAGTACCATGCCTTGGAGAAGCTCTCAGATGAGCTGAAGGAGATgaataaaacactgactctgCTCCTCAGCAacaggaaggaagaagagaagcCCGGCTATTGGACCAGAGTGGCTAAAAGGGTCAAcagagttttctttattttctatgTAACAGTGGTCAGtctgtttttaacttttgtctttttaaaatggaaCAGTGCATAG
- the LOC122867262 gene encoding 5-hydroxytryptamine receptor 3A-like, protein MGVDMMHVAFLLLIVFTDGASSKTVCSYQDVLDHLNLTTDNSVFKLTRPVLDYTHPTMVELDIILYAILAVIEKTQTFIPFIWATMIWNNERISWDPAQFCGITQISVPRDMLWKPDLFIYEMIQKDDSPLNPYMYVSHDGMVISEEDMKVVSTCKMDVHKFPFDTQRCNITIGSAIHYADEMRVLPFSNSSRATQFSREVMKTQGEWEFLQLSIASYNFTFNNRQWEQLIYTFTMRRRPLLHVINFLLPILFFLSLDLASFFIADHRGEKLGFKVTVLLAISVLLLILNDILPSMSNKTPLIATYCIVIFALMLLSLLETILVTYLMEKDSASLEKLRLRGDWEDRQEKVKIDNYNTEEKRQTCCSCICKVSDGEKQHEMLPVAEEVNNSIQSGESHVLLLILAELKELQKTLNLHLGCREERGQSGHWAARINRVFFIFYVTTVSLFLSLIFTEWNT, encoded by the exons ATGGGTGTAGATATGATGCATGTTGCTTTTCTCCTCCTGATCGTCTTCACAG ATGGGGCATCCTCTAAGACAGTGTGCAGTTACCAGGATGTTCTGGACCACCTGAACCTGACCACAGATAACAGTGTGTTTAAACTGACCCGGCCCGTTCTGGACTACACACACCCCACCATGGTAGAGCTGGACATCATCCTCTATGCCATCCTGGCTGTG attgagaaaacacaaactttcATTCCTTTCATCTGGGCAACAATG ATATGGAACAATGAACGCATTTCATGGGACCCCGCTCAATTTTGTGGAATCACTCAGATTTCAGTTCCTAGAGACATGCTCTGGAAACCAGACCTCTTCATCTATGAGAT GATACAGAAGGATGACTCTCCTCTGAATCCCTACATGTACGTGTCCCATGATGGGATGGTCATTTCTGAAGAGGACATGAAAGTGGTCAGCACCTGTAAGATGGACGTCCACAAGTTCCCCTTCGACACACAGAGATGCAACATCACTATTGGATCTGCAATACACTATG CTGATGAAATGCGGGTCCTTCCTTTCTCCAACTCATCTCGAGCCACGCAGTTTTCCCGAGAGGTGATGAAGACGCAGGGAGAGTGGGAGTTCCTCCAACTATCCATCGCCAGCTACAATTTCACCTTCAACAATAGACAGTGGGAACAGCTCATATACACT TTCACCATGAGGAGGAGGCCCCTCCTCCATGTCATCAACTTCCTGTTGCCCATCCTGTTCTTCCTGAGTCTGGACCTGGCCTCCTTCTTCATCGCAGACCATCGAGGAGAGAAGTTGGGCTTCAAAGTCACCGTTCTGCTGGCCATCTCTGTACTGCTGCTCATCCTGAATGACATCCTGCCCTCCATGTCCAACAAGACTCCACTCATAG CAACCTACTGCATTGTGATTTTTGCTCTGATGCTGCTCAGTCTGCTGGAGACCATCTTGGTTACGTATCTTATGGAGAAAGACTCTGCATCCCTGGAGAAGCTTAGGCTAAGGGGCGActgggaggacagacaggaaaaagtCAAAATCGACAACTATAACACAG aggaGAAAAGACAGACCTGCTGTTCATGCATCTGTAAAGTGTCTGACGGTGAGAAACAGCATGAAATGCTGCCTGTGGCTGAAGAG GTTAACAACAGCATTCAGTCAGGAGAGTCTCATGTGTTACTGTTGATCCTGGCGGAGCTGAAGGAGCTGCAGAAAACTTTGAATCTGCACCTCggctgcagagaggagagagggcagtCTGGCCACTGGGCCGCAAGAATCAACAgagttttcttcattttctatGTCACCACTGTGTCACTGTTTCTGTCCCTCATCTTCACGGAATGGAACActtag